In Amycolatopsis sp. FBCC-B4732, the genomic stretch CCACGTGCTCGGCGTCGGCCACGCGTCGCTCTCGCTGATCCGCGCCACCAGCCGCAACCCCGTCGGCACCCTGCTCGACCTCGGCACCGGCAACGGCGTGCAGGCGCTGCACGCGGCGCGGCACGCCCGGCGCGTGACCGCGACGGACGTCTCCGAGCGGGCGCTGGCGCTCGCCGCGGCGACGTTCCGGCTGAACGAGCTGGACGTCGAGCTGCTGCGCGGCGAGTGGTTCGCGCCGGTCGCGCGGCGGAAGTTCGACCAGGTCGTCTGCAATCCGCCGTTCGTGGTCGGCCCGGCGCGGGTGGACTACACCTACCGCGACTCGGGGCTGGCCGGCGACGACGCGAGCGCGCTGGTCGTGCGGCAGCTGCCGGGCTTCCTGAACGACGGCGGCGTCGGCCACCTGCTGGCTTCGTGGCTGCACACCGGCAAGGAGGACTGGGCCGACCGGGTGAGCCGCTGGCTGCCCGCCGAGACCGACGCGTGGTTCGTGCAACGCGACGTCGCCGACCCGGCGCTCTACGTCGGCACCTGGCTGCGGGACGCGGGCCTCGACCCGCGCTCGCCGGAGGGCCGGGCGAAGGCGGCGGCGTGGCTCGACTGGTTCGCGGCGAACGACGTCCGCGGCATCGGGTTCGGCTTCGTCACGCTGCGGCGGGCGGCCGGGGTGGGCTCCCCCACGGTGGTCTGCGAGGACCTGCGGCAGGCCTACGACGACCCGCTGGGACCGGAGGCGGCGGGCTGGCTGGACCGGGTGGAATGGCTGCGCGAATCGGGTGATTCATTACTCGATGTCCGTTTTGTGGTGCCCGACACGGTTTTGCTGGAAAGCGTCGAGGAACCCGGCGACGAAGGCTGGGCGACGTCGATCCGGCGCCTCCACCGCACCGACGGACCGGGCTGGCAGCACGAAGTCGACGAACTGGCGACGCGGCTCCTGGCGGGGTGCCGCGGCACGCTGCCGCTGGAGGACCTGATCGAGCTCCTCGCGGCCGCGCAAGGGCTCGAAGCTTCGGAGCTCGCGGCGGCCGCGTTGCCCGTCGTCCGCGAGCTCGTCCGGCACGGGATGCTCGTCCCGGCGGGGAAGTGAGGGCCGTCGCGGCCCGCGTCACCCGGGCCGACGTCACCGTCGAGGGCGAGGTCGTCGGCGCGATCGACGAGCCGGGTTTGCTGGTGCTGCTGGGAATCCACGTCGACGACGACGCGGCGAAGGCCGTGACCATGGCGCGGAAATTGCACGAGCTGCGCGTACTCCGTGACGAGGAATCATGCGCCACCGCGAATGCGCCACTGCTCGTGGTGAGCCAGTTCACGCTCTACGGCGACACGAAGAAAGGGCGGCGGCCGTCGTGGACGCGGGCCGCCCGCCCGGAGGTCGCCGAACCGTTGGTGGACGCCGTCGTGGCCGAGCTGCGCGGCCGCGGCGCCACGGTGGCCACCGGGCGGTTCGGGGCGATGATGGCGGTCTCGAGCGTCAATGACGGGCCGTACACGGTTCTCGTAGAGGTCTAGACCACGTCGGGATGGTTCAGATCCTGACGTGATTCACATGGGATTCTCAGGTTTCCCGGTCACGGAACGTTCTCAGCAAAAGCTCAGCAATGGTCGAGCAACCGGAGCGCGCCGGCAGCCGTCTCCTTTTCAGCGAGCCGGGAACGTTTTGGATACCCGGAGCGTTGTGCCAGATGTCCAGCCAAGCCGGCCGGACCGGCGTACCGGGATCCACAGGCCCCGGTCCGCGGGGCCGAACCGGCGGGACCACCGCAGCAGCACGTTCAGCCCGTGACCGGGGAGGCAGAATGTCAGTCCAGACTCTCGAACGCGAGTCGCGCGGGATTCGCGAGCGTATCCCGGCTCAGGTGTCCGAGGAGCCGGTGAGCGTGGGGGCGCTCGCCGACGGCGACCTCGACGCCCCGAGCCCCGCCGCCGACCTCGTCCGCGTCTACCTGAACGGCATCGGCAAGACGGCCCTGCTCAGCGCGGCCGACGAAGTCGAGCTGGCCAAGCGCATCGAAGCCGGCGTCTTCGCCCAGCACATGCTGGACACCGGGGAGAACCTCACCCCGAAGCGCCGCAAGGAGCTTTCCGCCCTGGTGCGCGACGGTCACGTGGCGAAGAACCACCTCCTGGAGGCCAACCTCCGCCTGGTGGTCTCGCTCGCCAAGCGCTACACCGGCCGGGGGATGCCGCTG encodes the following:
- a CDS encoding methyltransferase, which gives rise to MSTRSVLPDLNDDVCARLREAFRRTGYDADGVVAALGGAAHAALGRGEPVPAERASRDAGELGTLIRLFLLGGTEPETAVKAAFAPLAPEDAVAAGLLTAVADGYRAGLDVRPHGDEEGSWWVVSDLDADVLGSTVPEDHVLGVGHASLSLIRATSRNPVGTLLDLGTGNGVQALHAARHARRVTATDVSERALALAAATFRLNELDVELLRGEWFAPVARRKFDQVVCNPPFVVGPARVDYTYRDSGLAGDDASALVVRQLPGFLNDGGVGHLLASWLHTGKEDWADRVSRWLPAETDAWFVQRDVADPALYVGTWLRDAGLDPRSPEGRAKAAAWLDWFAANDVRGIGFGFVTLRRAAGVGSPTVVCEDLRQAYDDPLGPEAAGWLDRVEWLRESGDSLLDVRFVVPDTVLLESVEEPGDEGWATSIRRLHRTDGPGWQHEVDELATRLLAGCRGTLPLEDLIELLAAAQGLEASELAAAALPVVRELVRHGMLVPAGK
- the dtd gene encoding D-aminoacyl-tRNA deacylase; its protein translation is MRAVAARVTRADVTVEGEVVGAIDEPGLLVLLGIHVDDDAAKAVTMARKLHELRVLRDEESCATANAPLLVVSQFTLYGDTKKGRRPSWTRAARPEVAEPLVDAVVAELRGRGATVATGRFGAMMAVSSVNDGPYTVLVEV